In the genome of Mesosutterella faecium, the window CGGCGCAGCGCCCGGGCGATCTTCCGCATCGGGATGCCCGCCGCCGTCCAGAGCATGGTCTTTTCGCTCTCGAACCTCGTCATCCAGTCGGCGATCAACAGCCTGGGGCCGGACGCGATGGCGGGGTCCGTGGCGGGCTTCACGATCGAAATCAACATCTACTGCTTCATCAACGCCTTCGGGCTTTCGGCCACGACCTTCGTGAGCCAGAACTACGGCGCGGGGAACCTCGAGCGCTGCCGGCGCGCGACCTGGGTGTCGATGCTGCTCAACTTCGCGGTGACGTTCCTGCTGATCGGGGTCGTGCTCGCGGCCGGGCGGGAGCTGCTCTCGCTGTTCACGACGAGCGAGGCAGTGATCGCGCTGGGCTTCGTGCGAATTCTCTACGTCGTGACCCTGGAGCCCGTGAACGTCATCATGGAAACGGTCTCGGACGCGATGAGGGGCTACGGGTATTCGCTGCCGCCGGCCGTGATCACGCTCGTGCTGATCTGCAGCATCCGCGTGATCTGGGTCTACACCGCGTTTGCCGCCTCGCCCACCTTTGAAACGCTGATGACGGTCTACCCCATCAGCTGGATCGCGACCACCGTGGCGCTGTGCGCCCTCTACTGGCACCACCAGAAGAAGATCCTCCCCCGGAAGGCGGCCCTTTAAAGTCTCAGGGGGGACGGGTGAGATAAGCCCGGCCGCGCGGCATGCCGCCCGGCCGGGCCAAAGGGAAAGGGCCTCTTTCCGCTTCCCGTTCTCAGCCCTCGGTGTAGACGAGCCTTCCCGCGTGGTAGAAGGAGGCGATCCGGACCGTGTCGAGAGCTTCCGGCTCTATCGCGAAGGGGTCGTCCGAGAGCACGCTGAAGTCCGCCTCAAACCCCGGGGCGATCATCCCCACGGGGTCTTCGAAGGAAAGGAGCTTTGCGGCCCCGCCCGTGTAGCGGTAGAGCGCCTCGCCCACGGAGACCGCCTGGTCCGGGTTGATCGAGACGCCGTTGTAGGTGCGGCGCAGCACCGCGGCCTTCACCGAAACGAACACGTTCTCCGGATCCATCCAGGTGGTGGCCGGAGCGTCGGAGGAAAGCGCGAAGGGCACGCCGCTCTCGACGAGCGAGCGCACCGGGTACATGCGCGCGAACACCTCGGGGACGAGCGCCTGCTCGTAGCCCTCGTACTCGGCGAAGGCGAAGATGATCTGCGTGGTGAGGCCGTAGTTCACGGCCTGGCGGCGGATCTGCTCGAGCTGGCGCTTCGTGATGAGGGAGACGTGCTCGAGGCGGACGCTGGGAACCCGCTCGAGCCAGCCCTTCTTCCCTTCGAAGAAATCGACGATCCGCTGGATCGAGAGGTCGCCCATCACGTGGATCGAGACCTGAATCCCGTTTCGCTTCGCGTACTCGACCGCGGCCGCAAGCACGGGGAGCTCCAGCGTGCACATGCCGTGCGAGGAGCTGCCCTTGTAGGGCTCGTCCACCCAGGCGGTCTGCCCGGAAATGGAGCCGTCGGCGAAAAGCTTGATGCCTTCCACGCGGATGCGGCCGGTCTTTTCATCCTCGGTGAGGTCGGGCATCCCTCTGGGGTCGTCGCCGCCCGTCCAGATGCGGTAGAGCCCGGCCTGCGTGTAGAGCCCCCGCCCGGCCGCCGCCCGGAAGACGCGGAGCGTGTCGGTCTCGCCCCCGGTTTTCGCCATCATCTCGGTGATCGCCGCATAGCCGCGCTCCCGGTAGTGCGGAGCGCACTCGGCCATCGCCCGCACGGCGTTCTCGAAGTCCGGGCGCTCGATCGCGCGCTGGATCAGGCGGTTCGCGGAGAGCTCGGTGAAGACGCCGTTCGGCTCCCCGTCGGGGTCGTGCCCGATTTTCCCGCCCTGGGGATCGGGGGTGTCGCGCGTGATGCCGGCCAACTCAAGGGCCCGCGTGTTGCAGACCCCGGAGTGCACGTCGGAGCGCAGCAGGTAGACGGGCTGGGTGGTGCTCACGCGGTCCAGGTCGTGGCGCGTGGGCGTCCTGTGCTCGGCGAGCTTGCTCTCGTCGTGCCCCCAGCCCATGATCCAGTCATTCGGGCCGCGCCCGAAGTTCGGGTGCTTCCTGAGCGCCTCGAGGATCTCGGCGATGCTGTGCACCGCGGGGATCGTGCAGGGCACCGCGTGAATCGTCTGCGCGACGAGCAGCGGGTGCGTGTGCGCCTCGATGAAGCCCGGCACCACCGCGGCGCCGCCCAGGTCCACCGCGCCGGGCTCGGGCGCGCCCTCGAGCCTGCCCACCCAGGCGAAGCGCCCGTTCTTGATCCGGAAGGCGTCCGCGAACTTGTCCGGCCCCTCGCCGGTGAAAACCTTCGCATTGAAATAAAGGCTGTCCATTTATGCCCGTCCTCTTTTTTACGCTGCGGCAGAAAGACAAAAACACAGAAATTTGAATATAATCCCGTTGCGCTCAGGCCGCACGCGGCCTGGAACGCGCGTCAGATTGGAAGACAGGAAAAAGCAGGTCTTTCCCTCTTTTGAATGCATTCAGTCCCAAGAGATCCCGCCCGCGGACCACGCCGGCAGCTCTTCTCCTGATGAATGCGTAAGAACGGAGCGGAGCGGCCGGCGGTGAAAAGCGGTCGGGCGAGAAACCGAATCCGCTTTTTTTATTGTCCGCGGCCCTTCCGGGCGAAGACCGAAGGCCGCGAGGAGTCCTGTCCCATGCTTGAAAATCTCGGCGTCGTCAACCTCTGGACCTACGCGCTCGGCGCGCTCGTGCTTGTGCTCATGCCCGGCCCCAACTCTCTTTTCGTTCTCAAAACGAGCGTGACCAAAGGCGCCCCCAGCGCCATGCAGGCCGCCTGCGCGGTCTTTCTGGGCGACGCCATCCTCATCGCCTGCGCGTTCCTCGGGATCGCCTCGATCCTGCAGGCCCACCCCGCGCTTTTCACCGCGGTGCGGTTCGCGGGCGCGGGCTACCTCGCCTGGCTGGGGCTTGGCGCGCTCGCGAGAACCATGAGGCGGCGCGGCCGCGCGCCGCAGGAGGGCGCCGCCCCGTCCTCCGGAGGGAAGGCTCCCTTTAAGACCGCGCTCCTTCTTTCCGTCACGAACCCGAAGGCGATCCTCTTTTACGTCTCGTTTTTCGTCCAGTTCATCGACCCGGCCTACCCGAGACCCTGGGTGCCCTACCTCGTGCTCGCCTCGATTCTCGAGGCCTTCAGCGTGCTCTATATGAGCAGCCTCGCCTTCGCGGGCTCGAGGATCAGCCGTCTGGTCGCCGCCCGCCCCGGGCTCGGCCGGCTGGGCAGCGCGCTCGAAGGCTCCCTTTTCCTCGGGTTCGCGGGCAAGATCGCAAGCCTCTGAAAGCCGCGCGCAATCCGGAGCCCCGACAGTTTAAGAGCCGCCTTCCCCGGCAAGGGAAAGGCGGCTCTTTCTGACTTTCAAAAGCCTTCAGGCGGGGAGCGGCCGGGAGGAGTTCCTTTCGGCCGCCTGCCCCGCGGCAGGCTTTACGCCCCCATTAGAAGCGGTGCACCAGGCCCACCATGACGGAGGTCGCGTTCGGGGTCTGATCCTTCAGATCGTCCTTTTCCTGAGCGTAGGTCGCAGCGCCGTAGACATTGGTGCGCTTCGAGAACGGATAGGTGTAGGCGAGGCCC includes:
- a CDS encoding amidohydrolase — protein: MDSLYFNAKVFTGEGPDKFADAFRIKNGRFAWVGRLEGAPEPGAVDLGGAAVVPGFIEAHTHPLLVAQTIHAVPCTIPAVHSIAEILEALRKHPNFGRGPNDWIMGWGHDESKLAEHRTPTRHDLDRVSTTQPVYLLRSDVHSGVCNTRALELAGITRDTPDPQGGKIGHDPDGEPNGVFTELSANRLIQRAIERPDFENAVRAMAECAPHYRERGYAAITEMMAKTGGETDTLRVFRAAAGRGLYTQAGLYRIWTGGDDPRGMPDLTEDEKTGRIRVEGIKLFADGSISGQTAWVDEPYKGSSSHGMCTLELPVLAAAVEYAKRNGIQVSIHVMGDLSIQRIVDFFEGKKGWLERVPSVRLEHVSLITKRQLEQIRRQAVNYGLTTQIIFAFAEYEGYEQALVPEVFARMYPVRSLVESGVPFALSSDAPATTWMDPENVFVSVKAAVLRRTYNGVSINPDQAVSVGEALYRYTGGAAKLLSFEDPVGMIAPGFEADFSVLSDDPFAIEPEALDTVRIASFYHAGRLVYTEG
- the leuE gene encoding leucine efflux protein LeuE; the encoded protein is MLENLGVVNLWTYALGALVLVLMPGPNSLFVLKTSVTKGAPSAMQAACAVFLGDAILIACAFLGIASILQAHPALFTAVRFAGAGYLAWLGLGALARTMRRRGRAPQEGAAPSSGGKAPFKTALLLSVTNPKAILFYVSFFVQFIDPAYPRPWVPYLVLASILEAFSVLYMSSLAFAGSRISRLVAARPGLGRLGSALEGSLFLGFAGKIASL